The genomic DNA CACTTTGATAAACTGATTTGATCTTTACCGACTCAATTAAGGTATTAGTGTTTGTTCTATTAGACAAAAAAGATCGCATTTTTTGCACTTCGTTCAAATAAGAGTTGTACCCGTACGGAATTCTCCTCTTTCTCAGTATGATCTCTATCATCATCTCTATTCCCTTTATCAATTTGCCTATCCTACCTAGGTCTATGAATTTCTCTATCAATTCCATTACCTTATCCTTACCCATGAGGTTCCTACATTTGATCCTTAATTGACCTAGGAGTTGTTCCCGGGCATACTCATAAAATGGGTTATTATACACCCCAACCCCATCCCTTGAAAAAAAAAAGGTAGCACCGAAGAAAGGAAAGAGCGAGATGGTGGTTTTTGTTGTTCCCGCGAAGCGAAGATCATTCGCTTGGCGAATGAAGTGGATCAACCTCTTTTTGGCTCGGGCCAAACACTTTTTATCGCTGGTCGAGCTTTCTACAAAAAAAGCGATGCGAGAGCGTATTCTCTTatctaagcttcctcccttcgctCCCCCCATCGTAGATGGTTCAGCCACACCCGGTGCCACGAAATGATTGAGAACTACGACGGGGTCGAAATGCATTTTGTTCTTTGTATTAAAAAAGTATTGCATGACCGAATAATTCAAGGAGGGGCGCACAGCGGGGAGGGTCCTTTTTAGTAGATGACTCGTCGGGCCGTCAGAGCGGGACTTCTTTGGTAAAAAAAAGAACTTGAATAACTTTGTTTTTATGAAGGAGTCGTCATTTTCTATCAGGAAGGCTATGTCATTTACAACCCCGGCGTATTTCGGATGCTTGAAGGCCCCGCTCACCCGAAGTGATTTAGAAAAATTCTTCTTTCTCGATGGTGATCGGTCATGGTATCCATAACGTTGCATCTTTTTCGGCCAAATCCTGATTTCGTTTTGCTTCTCCCGGTCGATCGACTCGACTCTTTTCCCTGCCCCCCGGCCTCTCACTTCGTTTCGTTCTTCCTCTGTACCCTCGCTTGAATGAAGACACCCGATCGGCCCGACTTTCCCAAATGCCCACCACCGGCCCTTATCCTTTCCGGGTCTTGATTTGTCGCGTCGTTTTAGTCGTAGTGGTCGACGGGGAAGAAAGAAATGAATGAATGTCCTTTTGGGAAAATGTAGAATAATACACCTACCGAGACGAAAGCCAAAGGTGAGTCTCGTAGGTGGACGTATCGAACTGAAATAAGATCTAAGATTGACATCTTGATACAATGATTTACCATAATAATAAATAGAGTCAATGGTGACAGAGCCGTGGGAAAAGCCGCTTCTTTTTTGCGGCGGGGGCTTCCA from Zea mays cultivar B73 unplaced genomic scaffold, Zm-B73-REFERENCE-NAM-5.0 scaffold_548, whole genome shotgun sequence includes the following:
- the LOC118475669 gene encoding ribosomal protein S3, mitochondrial isoform X1; its protein translation is MGDYLARFREHVYVVCAGEWKPPPQKRSGFSHGSVTIDSIYYYGKSLYQDVNLRSYFSSIRPPTRLTFGFRLGRCIILHFPKRTFIHFFLPRRPLRLKRRDKSRPGKDKGRWWAFGKVGPIGCLHSSEGTEEERNEVRGRGAGKRVESIDREKQNEIRIWPKKMQRYGYHDRSPSRKKNFSKSLRVSGAFKHPKYAGVVNDIAFLIENDDSFIKTKLFKFFFLPKKSRSDGPTSHLLKRTLPAVRPSLNYSVMQYFFNTKNKMHFDPVVVLNHFVAPGVAEPSTMGGAKGGSLDKRIRSRIAFFVESSTSDKKCLARAKKRLIHFIRQANDLRFAGTTKTTISLFPFFGATFFFSRDGVGVYNNPFYEYAREQLLGQLRIKCRNLMGKDKVMELIEKFIDLGRIGKLIKGIEMMIEIILRKRRIPYGYNSYLNEVQKMRSFLSNRTNTNTLIESVKIKSVYQSASLIAQDISFQLRNNPISFRSIFSKIVKDIPLIMPKGVEGIRICCSGRLGGAEIARTECGKYGKTSCNVFNQKIDYAPAEVSTRDGISGVKVRISYSQNKKGRAISETYEI
- the LOC118475669 gene encoding ribosomal protein S3, mitochondrial isoform X2, giving the protein MARKGNPISVRLDLNRSSDPSRFSDYYYGKSLYQDVNLRSYFSSIRPPTRLTFGFRLGRCIILHFPKRTFIHFFLPRRPLRLKRRDKSRPGKDKGRWWAFGKVGPIGCLHSSEGTEEERNEVRGRGAGKRVESIDREKQNEIRIWPKKMQRYGYHDRSPSRKKNFSKSLRVSGAFKHPKYAGVVNDIAFLIENDDSFIKTKLFKFFFLPKKSRSDGPTSHLLKRTLPAVRPSLNYSVMQYFFNTKNKMHFDPVVVLNHFVAPGVAEPSTMGGAKGGSLDKRIRSRIAFFVESSTSDKKCLARAKKRLIHFIRQANDLRFAGTTKTTISLFPFFGATFFFSRDGVGVYNNPFYEYAREQLLGQLRIKCRNLMGKDKVMELIEKFIDLGRIGKLIKGIEMMIEIILRKRRIPYGYNSYLNEVQKMRSFLSNRTNTNTLIESVKIKSVYQSASLIAQDISFQLRNNPISFRSIFSKIVKDIPLIMPKGVEGIRICCSGRLGGAEIARTECGKYGKTSCNVFNQKIDYAPAEVSTRDGISGVKVRISYSQNKKGRAISETYEI